Within the Thermoflexus sp. genome, the region CAGCGGCGGCGTTTTCGCGGGCCTGCCCGCGGATGATCTATCCCCAGCACAGGGGCGCGTAGGCGCACCGGCGACAGGCGGGCATCCAGGGGACGGCGGGCGGGGTGGGGAGGGCTTCGATGCGGGCGATCTCGGCGAGCGCCGCCTCCACCTCGGCCACTGCCGCCGCGTCCAGGGTCACCGTCTCCCGTCGGCGCTGGCGGGGGAACCGCAGCTCCCCACGGAGGTGAACCCCTCGCCGGGCCAGGAAGTAGAGATAGTAGCGCAGCTGGAGGCGCGCGGCTTCCACAAAAGTCGGCGCGTGCTTGACCTCGAGGAGGGTCCCCTCGTCCTCCAGGACATCGATGGCGATCCGGTTCTCCAGGATCATGCTCCGGCGGGGCCGGTCGCGATAAGCCCGCTCGTGGGTGAGCCGCCCCAGGGCCACCGCTTCCGCATCGGCCTCCAGGCGGACCTGATGGGCGAAGAGCCAGAGCTTGCGCGGGCAGACCCGCAGGTAGTTCATCTTGAGCCCGCCGACCTTCAGCCGCTCGAAATCATCCTCGCTCAGGCGCATCGCCTGGCGGAGCAGATCCCACAGATCCTCTTCCCGCTCCGGATCCATGCCGCTCCCTTCCCCGCGATCGGCTCTCCAAACGCCCCGGCTTCTTCAAGCATAGATCTCGGGGGCGACACGCGCCTCCGGCTTCCACCCGAATCGGTTCCGGGATGGCCCTGAATCCCTCCCCCGGGGGATCTCCTGAGGATTTTCGGGGGAAAA harbors:
- a CDS encoding CRISPR-associated protein Cas4, with protein sequence MDPEREEDLWDLLRQAMRLSEDDFERLKVGGLKMNYLRVCPRKLWLFAHQVRLEADAEAVALGRLTHERAYRDRPRRSMILENRIAIDVLEDEGTLLEVKHAPTFVEAARLQLRYYLYFLARRGVHLRGELRFPRQRRRETVTLDAAAVAEVEAALAEIARIEALPTPPAVPWMPACRRCAYAPLCWG